Genomic window (Mycolicibacterium smegmatis):
GGCACCACATGATCATCTCGGGCGGGGTGAACATCTACCCGCAGGAAGCCGAGAACATGCTGGTCACGCACCCCAAGGTGATGGACGCCGCGGTGTTCGGTGTCCCCGACGACGAGATGGGGCAGAGCGTCAAGGGTGTGGTGCAGACGGTCGACCCGGCCGATGCCACACCGGAATTCGGCGAGGAACTGCTTGCCTGGCTGCGGGACCGGCTCGCGCACTACAAGTGCCCGCGCTCGATCTCGTTCGAGCTGCAGCTGCCCCGCACCGACACCGGCAAGCTGTACAAGCAGGAGCTCATCGCGAAATATTCGTGATGTGATCGAACTGCCCGGCGGCATCCGGATCGGCCTGACCACCGACGTCGATGATGACGACGAACTCGACGACGCGACGTTCACGTTGAGTGAGGCCGCCACCGACGACCCCAGGGTCGTCACGGTGGCCTCGATCGCCGAGACCCTCGCGCTGCTCACCGATCGGTGCGAACGCCGGCCGCAGACCGCGGCCGTGTGCGACGACGTGCTGCGTGGTTTCGACCCGGACGCCTCGACGTTCAGCGGGGTCATCACCGAATCACTCGCGTACTCGACGCTGCAGGCCGGTGCGGAGTTCGCCCGCTGGCTCGACGAGCGCGGTCCCGCGACCGTGCCGCAGCTGCCGGACCCGGTGCAGGCCAATCGTGACGGCAACACGCTGCACGTCCGGTTCAACCGGCCGCAGCGTCACAATGCGTTCTCCACCGATGCCCGCGCCGCGCTGCTGGAGGCCCTCGAGGTGGCCCGTCTCGATTCTTCGGTCGACGAGGTCGTCCTCGGCGGCAACGGCCGGAGCTTCTGCAGCGGAGGCGATCTCGCCGAGTTCGGGTCGTTCGCCGATCCGGCCACCGCACACCTCGCGCGGACCAGACACAGCCCGGCACTGGTGCTCGACGAGTTGACGGCCCGCCTCGGCAGGCGCTGCCGCGCACACGTGCACGGCCAGGTGCTGGGCAGCGGCCTGGAGATGGCGTGCTTCTGCGGCCGGGTGAGCTGCGACCCGGACGCGACGCTCGGCCTGCCCGAACTGGCGCTGGGCCTGATCCCGGGGGCGGGCGGAACCGTGAGCATCACGCGCCGGATCGGCCGTTGGCGCACAGCGTATCTGGTGCTCTCGGGCCGCACGATCGATCCCATGACGGCGCTGTCGTGGGGTCTGGTCGACGAGATCGTCAGCGTTGCCGCGCCGGCCTGACGATCACCTCGTTGACGTCGACGTCCGCGGGCTCGTTGACGGCGTAGGAGACCGCGCGGGCGATCGCATCGGGCGGAATCGACTCGGCCCGGTAGATTTCCATGGCCTTCGCGGCGTCGGGATCGGTGATCGTGTGCGCCAGTTCGGATTCCACGACGCCGGGCGAAATCGTGGTGACACGGATCGAGGGGTCGAGTTCCAGTCGCAAACCTTCGGTGATCGCCCACGCGGCGTGCTTGGTGGCACAGTAGACCGCACCGGTGGGCACCACCTGGTGCGCGCCGATCGACGCCATCGTGACGAAGTGGCCGTGCCCCTGGCGCTGGAAATGCGGTAGCGCCGCGGCGATGCCGTTGAGCAGGCCGCGGACGTTGACGTCGATCATGGTGTCCCACTCGTCGACCAGCAGTGCGTCCATCCGTGACAGCGGCATCACGCCCGCGTTGTTGACGATCGCGTCGATGCGTCCGTGCTCGCTGACCGTCTCGTCGACGAATGCGGCCATGTCGGCGCGGTCGGTCACGTCGACACGGCGGACGTGCAGGTTCTCGCGTTTCAGTGTGGCCAGCCGGTCGGCGCGCCGGGCGCCGCCGACCACCTGATGCCCTTCGCCGGCCAGGCGGACCGCGACCGCTTCACCGATTCCACTCGTCACGCCCGTGACCAGGATGATCTTCTTCTTCTCACTCATGCATCCAGCGTCACGGCCGCGAACCTGGGCCACCAGGATGCGACGTTCCTGGGTGCGCTGCACCCCCCAAACGGCCCCGTACGGTGTCGACACCGCGCCTAAAGTGTGAACATGACCGATCTGGGCGACTACCTGCGCAGTCGACGCGCACTGGTCACCCCGGCCGACGTCGGGCTGCCTGCTGTCGGGCACCGCCGCGTGCCCGGGTTGCGCCGCGAAGAGGTGGCGTTGCTCGCCGGCCTGAGCGTCGACTACTACATCCGGCTCGAGCAGGGCCGGGAACGTTCCCCGTCGGCTCAGGTACTGGAGGCGCTCGCGGCGGTGTTGCGGCTCGACGAGGACGGGCGCCGGCACCTGTTCGCGGTCGCCGGGCTGACCCCGCGGATGCGGCTCGCCCCGGTGCCCGACCGGGTGGACCCGGCGTTGATGCGGCTCATGGCGGCCTGGCCCGACAACCCGGCTCTGGTGTACAACCGCGCCTACGACCTGCTGGCCTCCAACACGCTGGCGGATGCCCTGTACGACGGCATCCTGCACGACAACATGCTGCTGATGGTGTTCACCGAACCGCGGGCTCGCGAGCTGTACGCCGACTGGCCGGTGATCTCCGCCGACGCGGTTGCCGGATTCCGCATGAACCACGGCATCGCCCCGCACGATCCGCGCATCGACGCGGTGCTGAAAGAACTGCTCGACCGCAGCGCGGAGTTCGGCGAGTTGTGGGCCAGGCACGACGCCCGGGGGAAGTCCGCCACGGTCAAGAGCTTCCGGCATCCACAGGTGGGCGCCCTGACCCTGCAGATGCAGACGTTCGACGTGCGGTCCGCGCCCGGCCAGGAACTGGTGGTCTACCAGGCTGAGCCGGGTACGCCCAGCGCCGACGCGTTGAAGCTGTTGGGGAGTCTGGCTGCCACGGCAGACGCGTGAATAGCATGTGAAGCCGTGACTGCACATGGCCAGGCCTCCGGTGGTCCCTACTTCGACGATCTCAAGGTCGGGCAGGTCTTCGACACCGCGCCGTCGATGACGCTCACCGAGGGGGCCGCGGCGGCGCACCAGGCCGTCATCGGCGACCGTTTGCGCCTGTCGCTGGACGCCGAACTCTCCTCGGCGGTCACCGGAGAGCCGGGACCGCTCGCGCATCCGGCGCTGGTGTGCGACGTGGCCATCGGGCAGAGCACGCTGGTCACGCAGCGTGTGAAGGCCAACCTGTTCTACCGCGGCCTGGCGTTCCACAGGTTCCCGGTGATCGGTGACACCCTGACCACCCGCACCGAAGTCGTCGGACTCAAGCAGAACTCGAACAAACCGGGCCGGGCGCCGACAGGTCTGGCGGCGCTGCGGATGACGACCACCGACCACAAGGACCGCCTGGTCCTCGACTTCTACCGCTGCGCGATGCTCCCGCTGTCCGAAAATGGCGGTGACACCGGGTATTCCGATGATCTGTCCGCGATCGGTGCCGACGCGTCGCCGACGCCGACAGCGCATTGGGACGCCGACGCCTACCGTGCGCGGGTGCCGGGACCGCATCTCGACGATCTACGTGACGAACTGGCGGGTGCGGTGTTGCGCAGCACGGCCGACGTTGTCAGCAGCGCCCCCGAACTCGCCAGGCTGACGCTGAACATCGCTGCCACGCACCATGACTGGCGTTCCGGGGGCAGGCGCCTGGTGTACGGCGGGCACACCATCGGACTAGCGCTGGCGCAGGCCACCCGGTTGCTGCCGAACCTGGTGACCGTTCTGGGCTGGGAGTCCTGCGACCACACCGGACCCGTCCACGAGGGCGACACCGTGTTCAGCGAACTACATGTCGAATCGATCGAGGCGAATGTGGTGGGCCTGCGCTCGATCGTGTTCGCCGCGGGTGGGCCCGATGGTGGGGCCGACAGGCAGGTGCTCGACTGGCGGTTCAGTGCGCTGCTGTTCTGACCGCAACCCTTGCCGCAAACCGGGGCGGCCTCGGCGATGACCGGGATCTCGGGGGCCGTGGCGGCCCGTGCGCAGCAGGTGGCCGACGCGTTCGCCCGGATGACGGGTGTGGCCGTCGATGCCCGGGTGCTGCTCACCGGTCGTGCCGCGCTGCTCGGTATGTGCCCGCAAGGGTGTATCTCGGCAGGTGGTGCGACGCATCTGTTTCCGTCGCGGAAGGGGACCTGGTGCGCGCTGACGTTGTCGCGACCTGACGATGTGGCCGCCGTGCCTGCCCTGGTGCAGGCCGACACCGTGGACGCCGACCCCTGGCCTGTGGTCGAGACCTGGGCGGCTGCGACCGAGGCGCACGCCATCACCGAGCGTGCGAGGCTGCTCGGCCTGCCCGCGGCGGTGCTCGGTGAGACAGTCCCTGCGGCGCCGCGCATCACCCGCATGTGGCCACGGGGAACAGGCAGGCCCTTGACCGGATTGCTGGTGGCCGATCTGTCCTCGATGTGGGCGGGACCGCTGTGCGGCCAGTTGCTGCGGCAGGCCGGTGCCACGGTGGTCAAGGTGGAAAGTCACGCCCGGCCCGACGGCACCCGCAACGGCCCGCAGGTGTTCTTCGATTGGATGAACCACGGAAAGCTCTCGTATGTCGCCGATTTCGGCGAACCCTCCGCGCTGGGGGCGCTGCTGGATGTCGCCGACGTCGTGATCGAGTCCTCGCGGCCCACCGCACTGGTGCGGCGTGGTCTCGGCCCGGACGTGGTGGCATCGCGCGAAGGCCGGGTGTGGGTGCGGATCACCGGCCACGGCACCACCGGTGAGCACGCCGACTGGGTGGCCTTCGGCGACGACGCCGCGGTGTCCGGTGGCCTGGTCAAGAACCACCATGGCACACCAAGTTTCGCGGGCGACGCGATCGCCGACCCGCTCACCGGTCTGCACGCCGCACACGCGGTCGCCGAATCCCTCACGCGCGGTGGCGGGGACCTGATCGAGTTCGCGATGTCCGCGGTCGCCGCGACATACGCGGATCTGGCGACCACCGGTGCTGATATCGCCACCGTCGAGCCCGCATCTGCGCCGGCCGGGCCCGCCCTCGGCGCCGACAACGGCGCCGTGACGAGGCTGATCGCCGGGAGCCGGCCATGCTGATCCAGCGGGCGAGCCTGCTGGACGGCAGGATCGCCGACATCCGGGTGGGGGAGGCCATCGAAGATGTCGGTCCATCCCTACGGGCGCGGCGTGGCGAGGCGGTGCTCGATGCCGCGCTCGGCGCCGTCATCCCCGGGCTCCACGACCACCACGTGCACGTGTATTCCGCTGCCGCCGAACAGAACTCACTGAGGGTCGGCCCCCGCGAAGCGCACGACACCGGCGAACTGCGGCGCCTGCTCGCCGGTGCCGCGCCCGGTGCGGACGGCTGGATCCGGGCAATCGGCTACCACGAGCAGGTGGCCGGCCCGCTCGACCGTGACCGACTCGACGCGCTGGCCCCGGCAGTACCGGTGCGCGTGCAACACCGCAGCGGCGTGCTGTGGGTGCTGAACTCCGCGGGTCTCGCCGCGATAAACAGGCCGGATCACCCGGACGGCATACTGCGCAGCGCGGACCCGACCTGGGCCGAGGCGCTGCCGCGCCGCGACACCGACATCGATTCGTACGCCGAGCGTCTGGCGCGCTACGGCATCACGGGTATCACCGACGCCACGCCCGATCTCTCCGAACCTCCGCGCGGTCTGCCCCAGCACCTGCACGTGCTGGCGCCGGGGAAGAAGATCCTGCACGACGACATGCTCGATCTGGACGGCCTGGTCACCTGGATCGGCGAACGCCACGCCCGGGGCGTCCCGGTCGCGGTGCACTGTGTCACCTCGGCGCAACTCGTCGTCACCATCGCGGCAATGCGGGTCACCGGAGTGCTGCCCGGTGACCGAATCGAGCATGCGGCGATGGTGCCCGAGGACTGCGTGAGGGATCTGTGCGAACTCGGCGTGACCGTGGTGACCCAGCCGAATTTCGTCACCGAGCGCGGCGACGCGTACCGCAGCGACGTCGATGCCGCCGACCACCACCAGCTGTGGCGGGTCGCAACGCTTCTGGCTGCGGGGGTACGCGTGGCGCTGTCCACAGACGCGCCGTTCGGTGACGCCGATCCCTGGGCGGTGATGCGTGCCGCGGTGCACCGCCGGACTCCGCACGGATTCGTCCTCAACCCGGCCGAACGCATACCGCCGCGCACGGCGCTCGAGCTCTTCTTCGGTACGGCACAGGATCCGGCGCATCCACGGCGGGTGGACGTGGGGCAGCCGGGGGATCTGTGCGTGCTCGCGGCGCCGCCGCGGCAAGTGGTGGAGACACTCGACGCAGATCTGGTCGCTGCCACCATCATCGGCGGTTCGGTGGTGTTCAGCCGGTGAATGTCTGGCGGAGACGCGGCATGCCCGCGTTGCTCGGCTCAGCCGCGCTGGGGTTCACCGGCTTGGCGTTTCTGCTGCCGGTGGCTCCGATGTGGGCGGTGCACATCGGCGCCGACAACCTGGGCGCCGGGCTGGTCAACACGGTCCTGATGGCGTGCACTGTGGTCGCCCAGCTGCTGGTGGGGCGGCTCATCCGCAGGGTGGGTATGCGTGTCACGCTCGCGATCGGCCTGCTGCTGCTGGGCGGGCCCGCGCTGCTGCATCTGTTCGCCGAAACCCTGTGGGCGGTACTGGTGCTCGCGGCGTTGCGTGGTCTGGGGTTCGGCATCCTCACGGTGTCCGGGGTCGACGGCGTCGCGGGGCTGTTCGCCCAGGAACACCGCGGCCGCGCGGTCGGTGCGTACGGACTGGCAATCGCCGCACCGCAGTTCATCTTCACCCCGCTGGCGCCGTGGCTGGCCGAACAGGCCGGTTTCGGGCTGGTCTTCGCACTCGCGACCGCCCCGGTGCTCGCGATCCCGTTCGCACTCGCCTTCACCCGTCCGGTGCCGACACCGCCGCGTCGCGACGACGACGAGAAATTCGCGCTCACAGCCGGTTTGGTGAGCCCGATCGTCGCGCTCGTGGTGATCACGGCCTCGGGTGGCGCGATCCTGACGTTCGCACCGCAGTTCGGTAGTGCGGAGGCCGCATTCGCGTCGCTTCTGGCGTTGACCGGCCTGACCGCGCTCGCGCGCTGGCTCGTCGGCGGCCTGGCCGACCGATTCGGCCCGGCGCGGTTCATCCAGCCGCTGCTGTATCTGGGGGCGGTCGGGCTCGCGACCGTCGCGACCGGCATCGCGCGCGGGGCGCTGATCGGCGAGATCCTGATCGTGGTGGGCGCGGCGCTGGTCGGCATCGCCTACGGCGCGCTGCAGAACGTGACGCTGGTGCAGGCCTTCGCCGCAACGGGTGAGCACGCCCGCAGCAAGGTGAGCGTCGCGTGGAACGTCGGCTTCGACGGCGGGACGGGGATCGGTGCGCTGGCGGTCGGTGCGCTGGCCACCTCCGGTTCGTTCCCGATGGCCTTCGCGGTGCTGGCCGCTGCGTGCGCCGTCATGGGTGTGGCGTCGTACTTCGCCCACCGGCGGACGGTGTGAACGCATACGGGGCGGCACGGGTGGGTACTCCGCACCGATGGACCAAACCGAGACGCCTCTGCTCGACGCGCTGAACGAGTACCACGCGTCCAACCGGTACGGCTACTCCCCGCCCGGCCATCGACAGGGCCGCGGCGTCGACGACCGTGTGCTGCGTGTGCTGGGACGCGAACCGTTCCTCAGTGATGTGCTGGCCAACGGCGGCTTGGACGACCGCCGCAGCAGCAACGGCTACCTGCAGAAAGCCGAGGATCTGATGGCCGAGGCGGTGGGAGCCGACACCGCGTGGTTCTCCACCTGTGGCAGTTCGCTGTCGGTCAAGGCCGCGATGATGGCCGTCGCGGGCGGCGACGGCAGCCTGCTGCTGAGTCGCGACAGCCACAAGTCTGTGGTCGCCGGCCTGATCTTCTCGGGTGTGATGCCACGCTGGATCACGCCACGGTGGGACGCCGACCGGCACCTGTCGCACCCGCCGTCGCCCGAGGAGGTCGAGGAGACCTGGCGGCGGTATCCCGACGCCGCCGGTGCGCTGATCGTGAGCCCGAGCCCGTACGGCACGTGTGCCGATCTCGCCGGCATCGCCGACGTATGCCATGCCCGGGGTAAACCGCTGATCGTCGACGAGGCCTGGGGCGCCCACCTGCCGTTCCACGAGAACCTGCCGACATGGGCCATGGACGCGGGCGCGGATGTGTGCGTGGTCAGCGTGCACAAGATGGGCGCGGGTTTCGAGCAGGGCTCGGTGTTCCACCTGCAAGGTGATCTCATCGATCAGGACCGGTTGTCCGCGTGTGCCGACCTGCTGATGACCACGAGCCCGAATGTGCTGGTGTACAGCGCGATCGACGGCTGGCGACGGCAGATGGTCGAACACGGCCACCGATTGTTCAGTGCGGCACTCGATCTCGCCGATGACACCCGCCGTCGCATCGAGGAGATCGACGACGTCGAGGTGCTCGACGAAGAATTACTCGGCGCGCAGGCCTCGCACGATCTGGACCGGTTGCAGATCCTCATCGACGTGTCGGCCACCGGCACCTCGGGCTACCAGGCCGCCGACTGGCTGCGGGAGAACTGCCAGGTGGACGTCGGGATGTCCGACCATCGCCGGATCCTGGCCACCATGTCGGTGGCCGACGGATCCGATACCGCGGGGCGCCTGCTGCACGCACTGTCGTTGTGGCGCAAGGCCGCAGATGACTTCGCGCCGCCGCCCCCGATCGATCTCCCGTCGCCGGCCGAACTCCAGTTGACAACGGAGACCTCTCCGCGGGATGCGTTCTTCGCCGAGGTCGAACAGATCCCGGTCGAGCATGCGGTGGGCCGCATCGCCGCCGAGCAGATCACACCCTATCCGCCCGGGATCCCCGCGGTGGTGCCGGGGGAGCGACTCAACGAAGCAGTGCTCGACTACCTCGTGACCGGCGTGCAGGCGGGTATGAACCTGCCGGATCCGGCCGATCCGCAGATGGGCTCCATCCGGGTCATGGCCTGACATCTGCTGCGACACGCAGATCGTCGACCAGGCCCGCGAACGCGGATTCGCGTTCCTCCTTGGGTCCGCGCAGCAGAGACGACGGGTGAACGGTGGCGACCAGCGCCGGATCTCCCGGTTCGTCGTCGACGTGCAGGACCTCGCCGCGATGCTGCGTGACGCGAAAGTCGTTGCCCAGCAGTGCCTTGGCGGCGGTTGCGCCGAGCAGCACCACGACATCGGGCTCCACGGAGGTCATCTCGGCGATGAGCCAGGGACGGCACGCCACCACCTCGGTACGACTGGGGGTCTTGTGGATGCGTCGTTTGCCTCCCGCTGCCCGCGTGAACTTGAAGTGCTTGACCGCGTTGGTGACGTAGAGGGCATCGCGGTCGATGTCGGCGGCGTCCAGCGCGCGGTCCAGGAGCCGGCCCGCGGGACCCACGAAGGGCAGGCCCGCCAGGTCCTCTTTGTCACCGGGCTGCTCGCCGATCATCATGATGCGTGCCGAGCGCCCGCCCGCGCCGAAGACCGCCTGCGTGGCGTCGCGATACAACCCGCAGCCTCGGCATTCGCCTGCCGCGGCAGCGAGTTCGGCCAGGTCCGCCGTGTGGGGGACGAACTCCTGCGCACCTGCCATGTCCGATGGGATACCCACTTCCCGGGTTGATTGCTGTTTCAAAACCCGCCGTACGGGTAATCACCGCCCGCAACAGCGAGAGGAAACCATGAGCAGCAGCGTGAGCACCATCGATGCCAGGCCGGATCAGCCGGCCGGCAAGCAGATCCTGCATCGTCGCCGCAGCGCGGAGTCCTTCGCTCTGGCCGCAGGCTGTCGCGCGTTCGTACGCAACGCTGTTCGCGTGTGGGCCATGCAGCCGAATCTCGCGTGGCCACTCGGCTCGATCGACCGCATGGTGGGCCTCTTGCCGCACCGGGTCGATGCCAAGATCCGGTCCGTCCAATTACCCGACTGCGCCGCGGAATTGGTGTGTGCGAACGGGGTGAGCGCAGATCGCGCGATTCTCTACCTGCACGGCGGCGCGTTCATGACGTGCGGTATCAACACGCATCGCTCACTCGTGGCGCGGCTTTCCAGAGAGGCCGACGCCGCGGTGCTCAACGTCGGATACCGCATGCTCCCCAAATACGGTCTGGCCGAGGCGATCGACGACGCCGTGGCCGGTTTGCGCTGGCTGCAGGAGCAGGGTTACACGTCGGATCAGATCGTGATCGCCGGGGACTCGGTGGGCGGCTATCTCGCGCTGGCCACCGCGTTGCAGCTGTCTTCGCGCGGCGAGGTGCCCGCGGCCGGGATCGCGGCGATCTCGCCGCTGACCGATCTGGATCCCGCGAGCAAGCTCGAACACCCCAACGCCCGCAAGTGCGCGATGTTCACAGGCGCCGCACTCGCGGGGTTCGCGAAGTATCTGCACCGCTGTGAGCGTCGCCCCGTCAGCCGTCGGGAGGCGGCCGCGTTGGTGAACCCGGTGACGGCCGACCTGACGAAGCTACCGCCCGTGACGGTGCACGTCAGCGCCGACGAGTCGCTCTACTCCGATTCCGAACTTCTGGCCGGCAGGCTCGCGGAGGCCCAGGTGCCCTGTGAGCTGCATGTGTGGCACGGGCAGGTGCACGATTTCCCGCTGGCGGCAGACATCTTGCCCGAGGGTCGTCGGGCGCTGCGCTACGTCGGTGACTTCGTCAAGCAGACGACGGGCACCCGGCTGGCGAACGTCTCCTGATCAGCCGACCTGACGGTGCAGCGTCACCGAGGCCGTGCGGTTGTCGGTGCCGCTGTTCGACGCGGCCGCGATACCGCGGCCTTTCGCGGTCACCGCGAGCGCGGTGCGGTCGCCGCGGAACAGATCGCGCGAGAACTCGTACGGTGTGCCGGTCTGATCGAAGGTGACGCGCGTGATCAGCAGAAGCGCGGCCTTGGGCTTGATGCCCAGCAGGGTGGCCTCGTTGCTCGTGGCGTTGACGGCTTCGATGCGCTCGTCGGCACGGCCGGGCACCAGACCGTACTGCGATTCGAGGACCTCGTAGAGCGATCCGCCGAGCTGCTGTTCGAGCAGACCCGGAAACTTCTCGGCCGGAAACTGCGCCTGCTCAAGGGATATCGGGGACCCGTCGGCCAACCGCACACGCTGGATCTCGACGACGTACTCTCCCGGCCCGAGACGCAGCGCGGTACGGGTGGTCTGGTCGGGCGTGGTGATGCGGGTCGACAGGATTCGGGTGCCCGCCACATATCCCTGATTGGCGAGGAACGCCGGGACGCCCACCACGTCCGACAGGTTGCGTTCCACCTGGCCGTGGCTGATGAAGATGCCGCCGGACCGCCCGATCACGCGGTGGACCAGGCCGGCCTCCTCCAGGGCGGCCAGTACCTGACGCAGGCTCGAGCGGCTGGTGCCGTACTTCTCGGCGAGGTCGCGTTCGCTTCCGAGCTTGGCGCCCGGTGTTCCCGCGTTGATGTCGGCGACCAGACGGCGTCGCAACTCCTCGCTCTGTACTGGCACCAGACCCCCTCGCCCGCGCATTGGTACAGCCAATTCTAAACCGGTCGAGCTACAACTCGGCGATTGCGAGGTGCGATTCGGGCAGCACCTGCCCACCATCGACGACCAGCGTCTGTCC
Coding sequences:
- a CDS encoding enoyl-CoA hydratase/isomerase family protein → MIELPGGIRIGLTTDVDDDDELDDATFTLSEAATDDPRVVTVASIAETLALLTDRCERRPQTAAVCDDVLRGFDPDASTFSGVITESLAYSTLQAGAEFARWLDERGPATVPQLPDPVQANRDGNTLHVRFNRPQRHNAFSTDARAALLEALEVARLDSSVDEVVLGGNGRSFCSGGDLAEFGSFADPATAHLARTRHSPALVLDELTARLGRRCRAHVHGQVLGSGLEMACFCGRVSCDPDATLGLPELALGLIPGAGGTVSITRRIGRWRTAYLVLSGRTIDPMTALSWGLVDEIVSVAAPA
- a CDS encoding SDR family oxidoreductase yields the protein MSEKKKIILVTGVTSGIGEAVAVRLAGEGHQVVGGARRADRLATLKRENLHVRRVDVTDRADMAAFVDETVSEHGRIDAIVNNAGVMPLSRMDALLVDEWDTMIDVNVRGLLNGIAAALPHFQRQGHGHFVTMASIGAHQVVPTGAVYCATKHAAWAITEGLRLELDPSIRVTTISPGVVESELAHTITDPDAAKAMEIYRAESIPPDAIARAVSYAVNEPADVDVNEVIVRPARQR
- a CDS encoding helix-turn-helix domain-containing protein codes for the protein MTDLGDYLRSRRALVTPADVGLPAVGHRRVPGLRREEVALLAGLSVDYYIRLEQGRERSPSAQVLEALAAVLRLDEDGRRHLFAVAGLTPRMRLAPVPDRVDPALMRLMAAWPDNPALVYNRAYDLLASNTLADALYDGILHDNMLLMVFTEPRARELYADWPVISADAVAGFRMNHGIAPHDPRIDAVLKELLDRSAEFGELWARHDARGKSATVKSFRHPQVGALTLQMQTFDVRSAPGQELVVYQAEPGTPSADALKLLGSLAATADA
- a CDS encoding MaoC family dehydratase — its product is MTAHGQASGGPYFDDLKVGQVFDTAPSMTLTEGAAAAHQAVIGDRLRLSLDAELSSAVTGEPGPLAHPALVCDVAIGQSTLVTQRVKANLFYRGLAFHRFPVIGDTLTTRTEVVGLKQNSNKPGRAPTGLAALRMTTTDHKDRLVLDFYRCAMLPLSENGGDTGYSDDLSAIGADASPTPTAHWDADAYRARVPGPHLDDLRDELAGAVLRSTADVVSSAPELARLTLNIAATHHDWRSGGRRLVYGGHTIGLALAQATRLLPNLVTVLGWESCDHTGPVHEGDTVFSELHVESIEANVVGLRSIVFAAGGPDGGADRQVLDWRFSALLF
- a CDS encoding CoA transferase; the protein is MTGISGAVAARAQQVADAFARMTGVAVDARVLLTGRAALLGMCPQGCISAGGATHLFPSRKGTWCALTLSRPDDVAAVPALVQADTVDADPWPVVETWAAATEAHAITERARLLGLPAAVLGETVPAAPRITRMWPRGTGRPLTGLLVADLSSMWAGPLCGQLLRQAGATVVKVESHARPDGTRNGPQVFFDWMNHGKLSYVADFGEPSALGALLDVADVVIESSRPTALVRRGLGPDVVASREGRVWVRITGHGTTGEHADWVAFGDDAAVSGGLVKNHHGTPSFAGDAIADPLTGLHAAHAVAESLTRGGGDLIEFAMSAVAATYADLATTGADIATVEPASAPAGPALGADNGAVTRLIAGSRPC
- a CDS encoding amidohydrolase family protein, whose protein sequence is MLIQRASLLDGRIADIRVGEAIEDVGPSLRARRGEAVLDAALGAVIPGLHDHHVHVYSAAAEQNSLRVGPREAHDTGELRRLLAGAAPGADGWIRAIGYHEQVAGPLDRDRLDALAPAVPVRVQHRSGVLWVLNSAGLAAINRPDHPDGILRSADPTWAEALPRRDTDIDSYAERLARYGITGITDATPDLSEPPRGLPQHLHVLAPGKKILHDDMLDLDGLVTWIGERHARGVPVAVHCVTSAQLVVTIAAMRVTGVLPGDRIEHAAMVPEDCVRDLCELGVTVVTQPNFVTERGDAYRSDVDAADHHQLWRVATLLAAGVRVALSTDAPFGDADPWAVMRAAVHRRTPHGFVLNPAERIPPRTALELFFGTAQDPAHPRRVDVGQPGDLCVLAAPPRQVVETLDADLVAATIIGGSVVFSR
- a CDS encoding MFS transporter; amino-acid sequence: MPALLGSAALGFTGLAFLLPVAPMWAVHIGADNLGAGLVNTVLMACTVVAQLLVGRLIRRVGMRVTLAIGLLLLGGPALLHLFAETLWAVLVLAALRGLGFGILTVSGVDGVAGLFAQEHRGRAVGAYGLAIAAPQFIFTPLAPWLAEQAGFGLVFALATAPVLAIPFALAFTRPVPTPPRRDDDEKFALTAGLVSPIVALVVITASGGAILTFAPQFGSAEAAFASLLALTGLTALARWLVGGLADRFGPARFIQPLLYLGAVGLATVATGIARGALIGEILIVVGAALVGIAYGALQNVTLVQAFAATGEHARSKVSVAWNVGFDGGTGIGALAVGALATSGSFPMAFAVLAAACAVMGVASYFAHRRTV
- a CDS encoding aminotransferase class I/II-fold pyridoxal phosphate-dependent enzyme, which gives rise to MDQTETPLLDALNEYHASNRYGYSPPGHRQGRGVDDRVLRVLGREPFLSDVLANGGLDDRRSSNGYLQKAEDLMAEAVGADTAWFSTCGSSLSVKAAMMAVAGGDGSLLLSRDSHKSVVAGLIFSGVMPRWITPRWDADRHLSHPPSPEEVEETWRRYPDAAGALIVSPSPYGTCADLAGIADVCHARGKPLIVDEAWGAHLPFHENLPTWAMDAGADVCVVSVHKMGAGFEQGSVFHLQGDLIDQDRLSACADLLMTTSPNVLVYSAIDGWRRQMVEHGHRLFSAALDLADDTRRRIEEIDDVEVLDEELLGAQASHDLDRLQILIDVSATGTSGYQAADWLRENCQVDVGMSDHRRILATMSVADGSDTAGRLLHALSLWRKAADDFAPPPPIDLPSPAELQLTTETSPRDAFFAEVEQIPVEHAVGRIAAEQITPYPPGIPAVVPGERLNEAVLDYLVTGVQAGMNLPDPADPQMGSIRVMA
- a CDS encoding UdgX family uracil-DNA binding protein (This protein belongs to the uracil DNA glycosylase superfamily, members of which act in excision repair of DNA. However, it belongs more specifically to UdgX branch, whose founding member was found to bind uracil in DNA (where it does not belong), without cleaving it, appears to promote DNA repair by a pathway involving RecA, rather than base excision.) encodes the protein MAGAQEFVPHTADLAELAAAAGECRGCGLYRDATQAVFGAGGRSARIMMIGEQPGDKEDLAGLPFVGPAGRLLDRALDAADIDRDALYVTNAVKHFKFTRAAGGKRRIHKTPSRTEVVACRPWLIAEMTSVEPDVVVLLGATAAKALLGNDFRVTQHRGEVLHVDDEPGDPALVATVHPSSLLRGPKEERESAFAGLVDDLRVAADVRP
- a CDS encoding alpha/beta hydrolase, coding for MSSSVSTIDARPDQPAGKQILHRRRSAESFALAAGCRAFVRNAVRVWAMQPNLAWPLGSIDRMVGLLPHRVDAKIRSVQLPDCAAELVCANGVSADRAILYLHGGAFMTCGINTHRSLVARLSREADAAVLNVGYRMLPKYGLAEAIDDAVAGLRWLQEQGYTSDQIVIAGDSVGGYLALATALQLSSRGEVPAAGIAAISPLTDLDPASKLEHPNARKCAMFTGAALAGFAKYLHRCERRPVSRREAAALVNPVTADLTKLPPVTVHVSADESLYSDSELLAGRLAEAQVPCELHVWHGQVHDFPLAADILPEGRRALRYVGDFVKQTTGTRLANVS